One Desulfobulbus oligotrophicus DNA segment encodes these proteins:
- a CDS encoding type IV pilus inner membrane component PilO produces the protein MSYSYKKSKFDVFIEEKYLNIDKKTKILGVGLVALLLIFLFYFLLFQGNYEKNERLTKQVTAANEELKKARKAARNLPVHQKELEEARHLFEMTSTLLPKSQEIPNLLRNISDLGRVSGLDFISFVPTVESPRDFYAEIPIDIQIKGPYHNLGLFLDKVSKLERIVTVNNIKTEKVTQEDNEILLHSNCRLVTYRFTNVKLDPPK, from the coding sequence ATGAGCTATTCTTATAAGAAATCTAAATTCGATGTGTTCATCGAAGAGAAATATCTGAATATCGACAAAAAAACCAAGATTTTGGGTGTTGGTTTAGTGGCTCTTTTACTGATCTTTCTTTTTTATTTTCTCCTTTTCCAGGGGAACTATGAAAAAAATGAAAGATTGACTAAGCAGGTAACAGCAGCAAATGAGGAGTTGAAGAAGGCAAGAAAAGCTGCGCGCAATCTTCCGGTTCATCAGAAAGAACTTGAAGAAGCTCGTCACCTGTTTGAAATGACATCCACTCTGCTCCCTAAAAGTCAGGAGATTCCGAATTTGTTGAGAAATATTTCTGATTTAGGAAGAGTATCGGGATTGGATTTCATTTCATTTGTCCCGACAGTAGAAAGCCCACGTGATTTTTATGCAGAAATTCCAATTGATATACAAATTAAAGGTCCGTACCACAATCTCGGCCTCTTTTTGGATAAGGTCAGCAAGCTTGAACGAATCGTCACTGTTAATAACATTAAAACTGAAAAAGTGACCCAGGAGGATAATGAGATATTACTCCACTCAAACTGCAGGTTGGTGACCTATCGTTTTACAAATGTGAAGCTTGATCCTCCTAAGTAA
- a CDS encoding PilN domain-containing protein yields the protein MISINLLPIRDILRRKNLRQEVYFILLGFGALLFLFLTVEIFQINAIAGLQEEEKRITQERKQYEVILNDIKKMEEEKKTLLTRIDVINKLKRSSSLTVHVLDEIATHTPPGRMWLKKLSQSDSQLTLEGMAMDDETIAKYMDELEGSAYIHDVKLVSSAMEQYAERNLKTFVLSARVETPEN from the coding sequence ATGATATCAATTAATCTCCTTCCAATACGTGATATTCTTCGCAGGAAAAACCTTCGGCAAGAGGTTTATTTTATTCTTCTGGGGTTTGGGGCGTTGCTCTTTTTGTTTCTGACTGTTGAGATCTTTCAGATTAATGCAATCGCCGGCTTACAAGAAGAAGAGAAACGAATTACGCAAGAGAGAAAGCAGTATGAAGTCATCCTCAACGATATCAAAAAAATGGAGGAGGAAAAAAAGACACTGCTGACCAGAATTGATGTTATCAATAAATTAAAGCGATCTTCTTCACTGACAGTCCATGTTTTAGATGAAATAGCAACACACACGCCTCCAGGGAGAATGTGGTTAAAAAAATTGTCGCAGTCAGACAGCCAGCTCACCCTCGAGGGTATGGCAATGGATGATGAGACCATTGCTAAGTACATGGATGAATTGGAAGGGTCAGCCTATATCCATGATGTCAAATTAGTGAGTTCAGCTATGGAACAGTATGCCGAACGTAATTTGAAAACGTTTGTCTTGTCTGCGCGGGTAGAAACACCTGAAAATTAA
- the fsa gene encoding fructose-6-phosphate aldolase, protein MKFFIDTANIDEIKKGLALGMVDGVTTNPSLIAKEPRPFILILQEICTLVDGPVSAEVVSLDADGMVAEARELVKIADNIVIKIPMIEEGLKAVKQLFSEGIKTNVTLVFSASQALLAAKAGAAYVSPFVGRLDDISVNGLDLISDIMTILRNYGFATEVIVASVRHPMHVVESALLGADIATIPYKVIAQLAKHPLTDIGMKQFLADWEKRKQ, encoded by the coding sequence ATGAAATTTTTTATAGATACAGCCAATATTGATGAAATTAAAAAGGGCTTAGCCCTGGGCATGGTCGATGGTGTAACCACCAATCCCTCGCTTATTGCAAAAGAACCCCGGCCGTTTATCTTGATACTTCAAGAGATCTGTACGCTGGTTGATGGTCCGGTGAGTGCCGAGGTTGTGAGTCTTGATGCGGACGGGATGGTCGCCGAGGCCCGTGAGCTGGTGAAAATTGCTGACAATATCGTCATCAAGATTCCCATGATTGAGGAAGGTTTAAAGGCGGTCAAGCAGCTCTTTTCAGAGGGGATCAAGACCAATGTCACCCTGGTTTTTTCCGCATCACAGGCTTTGCTGGCCGCAAAGGCCGGTGCAGCCTATGTCAGCCCTTTTGTCGGCAGACTGGATGATATTTCGGTAAACGGTCTTGATTTAATATCCGATATAATGACGATCTTGAGAAATTACGGATTTGCCACCGAGGTCATCGTTGCTTCAGTGCGTCACCCGATGCATGTGGTTGAATCGGCCCTTCTCGGGGCGGATATTGCTACAATTCCGTACAAAGTTATTGCTCAACTGGCAAAACATCCGTTAACGGATATCGGCATGAAACAGTTTCTTGCTGATTGGGAAAAACGCAAACAATAG
- a CDS encoding IS5 family transposase, with amino-acid sequence MQPKKQISSPQLDMFRNRLESILNHRHELYRLSGLIDWGVFECEFGKLYSEDGRPGLPIRLLVGLTYLSHAFNTSDEETVRRWVENPYHQYFCGEEYFRHELPIDPSSLSRWRKRIGEQGSELILKLSVQAGLASGAVAPASLKRVIVDTTVQEKAVAFPTDSRLYNRSRERLVKLAAAWGIRLRQSYSRLGRQALLKVGRYLHARQRRRAGREIKRLKTYLGRVYRDIVRKIEDQQALRPVFLPELALAERLLTQQRQDKNKLYSLHAPEVECIGKGKAHKKYEFGVKVSVATTNRDNFVVGMLAEPGNPYDGHTLARAIEQVQRITGCTVQRSFVDRGYRGHKIKEPQVLISGRRRGMTPQMKKELKRRSAVEPVIGHMKADGKLGRNYLLGELGDKINALLCGAGHNIRLILKKLREKLLLLFVELFLALWSRPDWQKNGA; translated from the coding sequence ATGCAGCCGAAGAAGCAGATTTCCAGTCCCCAGCTGGACATGTTCCGCAACCGTTTGGAGAGCATTCTCAACCACCGACATGAATTGTACCGGCTGAGTGGGCTGATTGACTGGGGAGTTTTTGAGTGCGAGTTTGGCAAGCTGTATTCGGAAGACGGTCGGCCGGGGCTCCCGATTCGTTTGCTCGTAGGCCTGACCTACCTGAGTCATGCGTTCAACACGTCGGACGAAGAGACGGTACGGCGGTGGGTGGAGAATCCCTACCACCAATACTTCTGCGGCGAAGAATACTTCCGACATGAGTTGCCGATCGATCCGTCTTCGTTGAGTCGCTGGCGAAAACGGATAGGCGAACAGGGATCGGAATTGATCCTGAAGCTGAGTGTGCAGGCAGGTTTGGCGAGCGGAGCGGTGGCGCCGGCCAGTTTGAAGCGGGTCATTGTTGACACGACCGTGCAGGAAAAGGCGGTCGCGTTTCCGACCGATTCACGTCTGTACAATCGAAGCCGTGAACGGTTGGTTAAGCTGGCAGCGGCGTGGGGCATTCGTCTTCGGCAGAGTTACTCCCGCCTTGGACGTCAGGCTTTGTTGAAGGTTGGCCGGTATCTCCATGCCCGTCAGCGGCGCAGAGCCGGTCGTGAGATCAAGCGGTTGAAGACCTATTTGGGCAGGGTCTACCGGGACATTGTGCGCAAGATCGAAGACCAGCAGGCTCTTCGCCCCGTGTTTCTTCCGGAACTTGCCCTGGCCGAACGGTTGTTGACCCAACAACGGCAGGACAAGAACAAGCTCTACAGCCTGCACGCGCCGGAAGTGGAATGCATTGGCAAAGGCAAGGCGCACAAGAAGTACGAGTTCGGGGTCAAGGTGAGCGTGGCGACCACCAATCGCGACAACTTCGTGGTGGGGATGTTGGCCGAACCTGGCAACCCCTATGATGGGCACACCCTGGCCAGGGCGATTGAGCAGGTGCAACGGATCACCGGCTGCACCGTTCAACGCAGTTTTGTCGACCGGGGCTACCGTGGTCACAAGATCAAAGAACCCCAGGTGTTGATCTCCGGTCGCAGGCGGGGAATGACACCGCAGATGAAGAAGGAACTCAAGAGACGCAGCGCCGTTGAGCCGGTGATCGGCCATATGAAGGCGGATGGCAAGCTTGGACGCAATTACCTGCTGGGTGAGTTGGGCGATAAAATCAATGCCCTGCTCTGTGGAGCAGGGCACAATATCCGTCTGATCCTCAAGAAGTTGAGGGAAAAATTGCTGCTTCTTTTTGTCGAATTGTTTTTGGCTCTCTGGAGCCGCCCCGATTGGCAGAAGAACGGTGCCTGA
- a CDS encoding YHS domain-containing protein, with protein sequence MIAIRFLILALVCYAAWYLIRGHRKKKQTPSIPDNDPRPQDVLVEDPVCHLLIPKHQALRLRKNGVTYYFCSEECCDQFVEKTTQGES encoded by the coding sequence ATGATAGCTATACGCTTTTTGATTCTTGCCCTTGTCTGTTATGCCGCGTGGTATCTGATCCGTGGTCACAGGAAGAAGAAACAGACTCCTTCGATCCCGGACAACGATCCTCGCCCCCAGGATGTTTTAGTTGAAGATCCTGTCTGTCATCTGTTGATTCCGAAGCATCAGGCACTTCGCCTGCGGAAAAACGGTGTGACCTATTATTTTTGCAGTGAAGAATGCTGTGATCAATTCGTCGAAAAAACGACACAAGGAGAGTCATGA
- a CDS encoding pilus assembly protein PilP, whose amino-acid sequence MNRTTLIYIIVLFGWIGFHGFAHATDNASGDDNEQKITLNIKSDGYIYRHEGRPDPFKPFVSVKKSATNLLDPNEIVEEETTYSGMQLFEPGQLNLVGVMMTKSDPLALVEDQTKKGYVLRLGSLIGKRGKVTAIEANQVIITETAKTRAGKEMKSQITMRMKAEGDK is encoded by the coding sequence ATGAACCGTACGACGCTGATATACATTATTGTTCTTTTTGGCTGGATAGGATTCCACGGCTTTGCTCATGCTACGGACAATGCATCTGGCGATGACAACGAACAGAAGATAACTCTCAACATCAAAAGTGACGGATACATCTACAGACATGAAGGTCGGCCTGATCCGTTTAAACCTTTTGTTTCTGTTAAAAAATCAGCAACAAATCTTCTGGATCCAAACGAGATTGTAGAAGAAGAGACCACGTATAGTGGCATGCAGTTATTCGAGCCGGGTCAGTTAAATCTGGTAGGCGTGATGATGACCAAGAGCGACCCGCTTGCTCTGGTGGAGGACCAGACCAAAAAAGGGTACGTGTTACGACTTGGTAGTTTGATCGGGAAGAGAGGGAAAGTAACGGCAATTGAGGCTAACCAGGTCATTATCACTGAAACCGCCAAAACTCGAGCAGGAAAAGAGATGAAGTCTCAGATTACGATGAGAATGAAGGCAGAGGGAGATAAGTAA
- the pilM gene encoding type IV pilus biogenesis protein PilM, with protein sequence MIRKIFKKINLIIGVDIGSHAVKICELQRVGMDYKIISIGSSLLPFGSVEDGVLQEPLTVSRILSELLSNLKIKNKKIGVSISGYSVIVKKIVLDEMSDEELVKYIETEAEQYVPFDLDDVYIDFQRVDKKRNAENKCEIMLVAAKKEVVNDYLDMLDQLKLQTVLVDVDGFALENIWEITSGSTENVALIDIGASKMNINIISEGVSVLARDVAVGSLQLTEQIANFLGIDYVEAEKIKLGIAEPGAHAENIKGIFNKICAQWVLEIKKAIDLYLANHPDKSLKTIVLSGGGSKVLGLSEHISKETGLKTVNFNPFEKMLYDEKKIDKNYLESVAPEMAIAAGLAIRSTSI encoded by the coding sequence ATGATTCGAAAAATTTTTAAAAAAATAAATTTGATTATTGGCGTTGATATAGGATCGCACGCAGTAAAAATTTGTGAACTTCAACGCGTGGGCATGGATTATAAAATTATTTCGATCGGTTCTTCATTGTTACCTTTTGGTTCAGTAGAAGATGGTGTGCTTCAGGAGCCATTGACAGTATCACGAATCTTGTCCGAATTACTGTCAAATTTAAAAATAAAAAATAAAAAGATCGGGGTCTCCATTTCTGGGTATTCTGTTATTGTAAAAAAGATTGTACTAGATGAAATGAGCGATGAAGAGTTGGTTAAGTATATAGAAACTGAAGCCGAGCAGTATGTCCCTTTTGATCTTGATGATGTCTATATTGATTTTCAACGAGTAGATAAAAAAAGAAATGCGGAAAATAAGTGCGAGATAATGCTTGTGGCTGCAAAAAAAGAGGTAGTCAACGATTATCTCGACATGCTCGATCAGTTAAAGCTGCAGACTGTTCTTGTTGATGTTGATGGATTTGCATTGGAGAACATTTGGGAAATAACCTCAGGATCGACTGAAAATGTAGCTCTGATTGATATCGGTGCGTCCAAGATGAATATCAATATAATTTCCGAAGGCGTATCTGTACTCGCAAGAGATGTCGCAGTCGGGAGCCTGCAGTTAACTGAACAGATCGCCAACTTCCTGGGGATTGATTATGTTGAAGCTGAAAAGATCAAATTGGGTATTGCTGAGCCCGGAGCGCACGCAGAGAACATAAAAGGTATTTTCAACAAGATCTGCGCCCAATGGGTGCTTGAGATTAAAAAGGCAATTGACCTTTATCTCGCAAATCATCCGGATAAATCTTTGAAGACGATCGTCTTAAGCGGAGGGGGCTCAAAGGTATTGGGGCTTAGTGAGCATATCTCTAAAGAAACAGGGTTAAAAACGGTCAACTTTAATCCGTTCGAGAAGATGTTGTATGACGAAAAAAAGATCGATAAAAATTATCTGGAAAGTGTGGCACCGGAAATGGCAATAGCCGCCGGGCTCGCAATACGATCAACATCTATTTAA
- a CDS encoding lytic transglycosylase domain-containing protein, which produces MLVIALSIPAEAGMYAYVDARGICHYTNVPGDGRYKLNTRTSRRIGSPENQLVKTIIRRSNSALSPNITMNRGRGQFRNGGYTFRSAPQTIERYIQLAGAHHQVDPLLIKAVIQAESNFDPNALSPKGAQGLMQLMPGTARDMAVSDPFDPYQNIIGGTRYLRYLLDNFKGNVELSLAAYNAGPGRVAPYGVVPRIPETQNYVAKVLETYHSYRNSKPSLPSNINVRQMVTVN; this is translated from the coding sequence ATGCTTGTAATCGCTCTATCGATACCAGCAGAAGCAGGCATGTATGCCTACGTCGATGCCAGGGGTATCTGTCATTACACGAATGTTCCGGGAGATGGCCGATATAAATTAAATACGCGAACGAGCAGGCGTATCGGTTCCCCGGAAAATCAGCTGGTTAAAACGATAATACGCCGTTCGAACAGCGCTCTTTCACCGAATATAACCATGAACAGAGGCAGGGGACAGTTTCGTAACGGCGGCTACACGTTCAGAAGCGCCCCGCAAACCATTGAACGTTACATCCAGCTTGCCGGCGCACATCATCAGGTGGACCCTTTGCTGATCAAGGCCGTCATACAGGCTGAATCAAACTTTGATCCGAACGCACTGTCGCCAAAAGGTGCGCAGGGATTGATGCAGCTCATGCCCGGGACTGCCAGAGACATGGCTGTCAGTGATCCGTTTGATCCCTATCAGAACATTATCGGCGGGACCAGATATCTTCGATATCTCCTTGACAATTTTAAAGGAAATGTGGAATTAAGTCTTGCTGCTTACAATGCCGGACCAGGTAGAGTTGCACCATACGGAGTTGTCCCGCGAATTCCTGAAACACAAAATTATGTCGCGAAGGTGCTTGAAACGTACCACTCCTATCGTAACAGTAAGCCTTCTTTGCCCTCAAATATCAATGTCAGACAAATGGTGACCGTCAATTGA
- the pgsA gene encoding CDP-diacylglycerol--glycerol-3-phosphate 3-phosphatidyltransferase: MRRFSKIINLPNVITGGRFILSGCLAFLLLQEQTNTIGLIAWLVFSIAAGSDWIDGYFARKYKAVTVLGQLMDPLADKVLVTTALVMLVADGKLPAWLALIILCREIIVTGLRGVASSSGIVVSASSLGKWKSTLQYIGLGILIFPPDILFIKNLHEIGLIVMYFALVLTVWSGIDYFYKLRKIFLVEVQ; the protein is encoded by the coding sequence TTGAGGCGTTTCTCCAAAATAATTAACCTTCCCAATGTAATAACCGGCGGCCGATTTATACTTTCCGGCTGTCTGGCCTTCCTATTGCTGCAAGAGCAAACCAATACCATAGGGTTGATTGCCTGGCTGGTTTTTTCCATTGCTGCCGGATCAGACTGGATCGATGGATATTTTGCGCGAAAGTATAAAGCAGTGACAGTGCTCGGTCAACTGATGGACCCCCTGGCGGACAAGGTACTGGTCACAACAGCATTAGTTATGCTGGTTGCGGACGGTAAACTGCCTGCCTGGCTGGCACTTATTATCCTCTGTCGTGAAATCATTGTAACCGGACTGCGTGGAGTAGCCTCTTCATCCGGAATTGTTGTGAGTGCAAGCAGTCTCGGTAAATGGAAATCAACACTCCAGTATATTGGTCTTGGGATCTTGATTTTTCCTCCGGATATTCTTTTCATTAAAAACCTTCACGAGATAGGGTTGATCGTTATGTACTTTGCGCTGGTTCTTACCGTCTGGTCCGGGATCGATTACTTCTATAAGTTGCGAAAAATTTTTCTTGTCGAGGTGCAGTAA
- a CDS encoding AMIN domain-containing protein, giving the protein MLLKSCYKYIVFPVLICVCALFSAADVATSADAVNGAVEVNSVEVKDTGKAHEVLIRNSGVPVSTIYELPNPQRIVVDIAHGKLADGFDNKTVNDFVTFRHSTVQDSTPQILRLEFVLKEQTTFESEKNEAGIKLLIANPIQRSDAQTPSDPSVSSTTAEASQANTSKSAEESKVTNIITATKSIDSQLPDVNPLDAKLSTKAKSQQMEDAFNFSGYNKERITVEFQKMDLHNVFNFLRQVSGVNIVVDESVQGSLTLVLDDVPWDFALDIILNLKDLEKEDRFNTLVIYPKDKAFKWPDQSQTNLSFQPDAKLFEQEALVIRKQENQPLESMEARQQIDLAKKAEKNEKYDVATQHYEKAFELWPANSQLASKISYLNLVYLQQYPKALHYAKKSLDREPKNAAVLLNAAIASANMQDYQAANNYFIQATKMKQPSREALLNYTFFLEERKDYSGALRILDRYKSLHSEDLDSLTTSARIKDKLGQYQAASAEYQKIIRLGTEVPPDLVKYIQSRPAVKASM; this is encoded by the coding sequence ATGTTGCTAAAATCTTGCTATAAATACATTGTTTTTCCCGTCCTTATCTGTGTATGCGCCTTATTTTCTGCAGCAGATGTTGCGACGTCAGCTGATGCAGTAAATGGTGCTGTTGAAGTTAACAGCGTAGAGGTCAAAGATACGGGGAAGGCGCATGAAGTATTGATCAGAAATTCAGGTGTTCCGGTCTCTACAATTTATGAGCTGCCTAATCCTCAACGAATTGTTGTTGATATTGCTCATGGGAAACTGGCAGATGGTTTTGATAATAAAACTGTCAATGATTTTGTTACTTTTAGACATAGTACTGTTCAAGATAGTACTCCGCAGATTTTACGGTTGGAATTTGTTCTAAAGGAACAGACAACATTTGAATCAGAAAAAAATGAGGCAGGAATAAAGCTGCTCATTGCCAATCCTATTCAGAGATCAGATGCACAGACACCTTCTGATCCTTCAGTGTCGAGCACCACAGCTGAAGCATCTCAGGCGAATACAAGTAAATCAGCTGAAGAGAGCAAGGTTACCAATATAATAACTGCAACAAAAAGTATCGATAGCCAGCTTCCCGATGTTAATCCTCTTGATGCAAAACTTTCGACAAAAGCCAAATCCCAGCAGATGGAGGATGCCTTTAACTTTTCCGGATACAATAAAGAGCGGATCACGGTTGAATTCCAAAAGATGGACTTGCATAATGTCTTTAATTTTTTAAGACAGGTTAGTGGCGTTAACATTGTTGTTGATGAATCTGTTCAGGGATCTCTAACGCTTGTTCTCGATGATGTACCATGGGATTTCGCACTCGATATAATTTTAAATTTAAAGGATTTAGAGAAAGAGGATCGTTTTAACACGTTGGTTATTTATCCTAAAGACAAAGCCTTCAAGTGGCCGGATCAAAGTCAAACCAACCTGAGTTTTCAGCCGGATGCAAAATTGTTTGAACAAGAAGCTCTGGTTATCAGAAAACAGGAGAACCAGCCGTTGGAATCAATGGAGGCCAGGCAGCAAATCGATTTAGCTAAAAAGGCTGAAAAGAACGAAAAATATGACGTGGCGACTCAGCATTATGAGAAGGCTTTTGAGTTATGGCCGGCAAACAGCCAGTTGGCCTCCAAGATATCTTATCTGAATCTGGTCTATCTGCAGCAGTATCCAAAAGCACTGCATTACGCAAAAAAATCTCTGGATCGCGAACCGAAAAATGCGGCTGTTCTTCTTAATGCAGCAATTGCCTCGGCCAATATGCAGGACTATCAGGCAGCCAACAACTACTTCATTCAAGCAACTAAAATGAAACAGCCGTCACGAGAGGCACTTCTTAACTACACATTCTTTTTAGAAGAGCGGAAAGATTACTCCGGGGCACTGAGAATTCTTGATCGCTACAAGTCTCTTCACAGTGAAGACCTCGATAGCTTAACCACTTCTGCTCGCATTAAAGATAAGTTGGGCCAATATCAAGCAGCATCGGCAGAGTATCAGAAAATAATTAGACTGGGAACAGAAGTACCACCTGATCTGGTTAAGTATATTCAAAGTCGACCAGCAGTTAAGGCTTCCATGTAA
- the folK gene encoding 2-amino-4-hydroxy-6-hydroxymethyldihydropteridine diphosphokinase — protein MSHTHPDTSTHNGAHNVVIGLGANLENRRETLQKTWLDIQSHPCLFPVALSSPYCSQPVDMTSPHWFINAVGLIQTSLRPHLLLRLLHDIEQRYGRRRTSVRNGHDDRTLDLDLLLYDDAVICDEELTVPHPRMTDRLFVMVPLVEVAAGFVHPQHGKTMQMLLDDLRRRKPQQEIRPHCWQTGVFERSL, from the coding sequence GTGAGCCATACTCACCCGGATACTTCCACTCATAATGGTGCCCATAACGTTGTTATCGGATTGGGGGCTAACCTGGAGAATCGTCGGGAAACTCTTCAAAAAACGTGGCTGGATATTCAATCGCACCCCTGTCTTTTTCCAGTTGCACTTTCTTCTCCGTACTGCAGTCAGCCGGTAGATATGACCAGCCCACACTGGTTCATCAATGCCGTCGGACTTATTCAAACCTCTCTGCGCCCGCATCTCCTGCTGCGCCTTCTCCACGACATTGAACAGCGGTACGGCCGAAGGCGTACATCCGTACGAAATGGGCATGATGATCGTACACTCGATCTGGACCTCTTGCTGTATGATGATGCTGTGATCTGTGACGAAGAACTTACGGTCCCTCACCCCCGGATGACGGATCGTCTGTTTGTCATGGTGCCCCTGGTGGAAGTGGCTGCCGGGTTTGTTCATCCACAGCATGGAAAAACAATGCAGATGCTCCTGGACGATCTGCGCCGGAGAAAACCGCAACAGGAGATCAGACCGCACTGTTGGCAGACGGGTGTTTTTGAGAGGAGCCTATAG